In Chitinophaga sp. HK235, a single window of DNA contains:
- a CDS encoding DUF4159 domain-containing protein, which produces MRLRYRSGDWDTDQRMPSNLLNSLIEYTTIPVAMQEKVVDLSSTEIFQYPFCYLSGHKLVQFDATEAAHFKQYVSKGGFVFVDDCNHDIDGLFARSFETQMTQLFGAHALKKIPSSHAIYNSFFKFEKGPPNTSFELNGWGDDLIHDYLKAIEINGRIGVLYSNKDYGCEWDYDFRNKRFLAEDNTKFGVNIIVYALTL; this is translated from the coding sequence GTGAGGCTAAGATACCGGTCGGGTGACTGGGACACAGACCAGCGGATGCCCTCCAACCTGCTCAATTCACTGATTGAGTACACCACTATTCCTGTGGCCATGCAGGAGAAAGTCGTAGACCTCAGCAGTACAGAGATCTTCCAGTATCCTTTCTGTTATTTAAGTGGCCACAAACTGGTACAGTTTGATGCTACCGAAGCGGCACATTTCAAACAATATGTCAGCAAGGGCGGATTTGTTTTTGTGGATGATTGCAACCACGACATTGACGGTCTTTTTGCCCGTTCGTTTGAAACACAGATGACGCAACTGTTTGGAGCACATGCGTTAAAGAAGATTCCTTCCTCCCATGCCATCTACAATAGTTTTTTCAAATTCGAAAAAGGACCGCCTAATACCTCCTTTGAGCTCAACGGCTGGGGTGATGATCTTATACATGACTATCTCAAGGCCATAGAAATAAATGGTCGTATAGGCGTTCTGTATAGTAACAAGGACTATGGCTGCGAATGGGACTATGATTTCCGCAACAAACGTTTTCTGGCGGAAGATAATACCAAGTTTGGGGTGAATATAATTGTGTATGCACTCACCCTGTAA